DNA from Palaemon carinicauda isolate YSFRI2023 chromosome 26, ASM3689809v2, whole genome shotgun sequence:
TTGAAtttctacttgtttttttttattattcctttcaaGTTCTCTCCCTTCTAAGTACGAAAACGTTCTTATAACGGCATTTGTGTAGATccaaatacaaattttgttaaatcactaATAATGTTTTCTCCAATTGCATCCCTTTCAAACTTATTACAGgagcatttattttatttcttgaaataatcttttatattatatatatatatatatatatatatatatatatatatatatatatatatatatatatatatatatatatgtatatatatatatatatatatatatatatatataaatatatatatgtatatatatatacatgtatgtatatatatatatatatatatatatatatatatatatatatatatatatatatatatatatatatatatatatatatatatatatactgtatatatatatatatatatatatatatatatatatatatatatatatatatatatatatatatatatatatatatatggaggtagtATGTTGacctaggcaccagccaccccttcaCACTCTTTCGTTGGAGacttattgggtactttgactagcAAGATAGTATTACATTGGCCCATATATGCTTACACCTCATTTCtcctttacctatacatacactgaatagtttgaccTATTATTAACACATTGTTTTCTTTTCTAATACACTTGATAACTCTaagacagtgtttcccaaccctggggtaaattaccccagtcgggtaatggacccgtatttttggggtaatcaagatgttctgaaattgagttattcacattcccataattattgccataattcatacacaaaatctgcattAAAATGGAAATGTTTGCATTtattttggatccttaactataagcagccagtagccaatatatatatatatatatatatatatatatatatatatatatatatatatatatatatatatatatatataatatatatacatcatatatactgtatatatatatatatatatatatatatatatatatatatatatatatatatatatatacatatttatgtaaaaatatatatatcaaatacttaCAGTTTttccatgaaaaataatttttttctataacagtagtgtaaaagagagagagagagagagagagagagagagagagagagagagagagagagagagagagagagagagagagagagagatcgtagtaATTTTAATATAATGTATGAAAAAGTAGAAAGCAAAAAAGCATGAAAATAGGCAAGTATTTCTGTGAATAAAATGTATGAATAATGAAATGAGCAGCCATAAGTGTCATTCTTTGCAAAAGCGAAGTGAGTAACCGTATCAGGGTCATCATAGTAATATGAAGTAGAGTTTGTGTGGAAACCTTAGAAGCAAAAAGTTGCCTTCCGTCCACCAGTGCCCGTTGTGGGCATGGTGCCCTGTGCGGGATATATAAACTCTGCGGCCCTGTGGTGGGCATCAGTCTACCATCCATCGTCCAATTCAACATGAAGTTTGTGAGTAGAGGAATCACAAACGCAAACGCTATCACACgcaagagaacacacacacacatatgtgatcATTTTCATGAAAACATATGGACACACAAAtacactatgtgtgtatatatatatatatatatatatatatatatatatatatatatatatatatatatatatatatatatatatatatattatatatatatatatcttcagggtacaataaaaactgagacatagttgaaggaggTCAataaagtaaaataggataaaaacaagaagaaaaattgaacaatagagaaatgatagaaaaacctagtcagctaactggcattgtcaaacaatcaaacaacccacagccaatatatatatatatatatatatatatatatatatatatatatatatatatatatatatatttatatatgtatatatatatatatatatatatatatatatatatatatatatatatatatatatatatatatatatacatacccacacacacacacaaacacacacacacacacatatatatatatgtgtaaatctgTATATTTTTTCATCTTCAGTATATTGCCATTTTTACTTTAGTTTTTAGAAGACTCAAAAGCCGTTGCAACGGACAATGACTGATCATCTTAATCACAAACGATGTTGTTTCAGTAAAATAATATTTTGACTGAGTTTGTCTCTGAAAGAATGAAATTGAACATTTCCAGATCATTCTTGCTTCTTTGGCCGCTGTGGCCTTGGCTGCTCCTCAGTACGGCTACGATGCCCCCAGAGGAGGATCCTTCAGAGGTGGGGACTCAAGCGAGGAGATTCCCATCCTTCGGGATGATCGCGACAGGGACGACAACGGAAGGTACAGCGTCAACGTCGAGACTGCCAACGGAATCAGGCTGGTCGACAGTGGCGCTCCCGGGGCCAAGGGAGCCATCGCCGCTTCAGGCTCTTTCTCGTAAGTTACTTTTCTATTATAACTCTTGTTTTTGTACAATATCTTAATTTGCTTGAAAGATATTCAGTGTCTTGCTGTGTAAGTAAGAACCCCTTTTCTTAACAATAGATTGTCACAGATGATTCGTATCAAAAGGGGTTTTAGGGTTTTCTCCAGTGAAACTaggaatgatgataatgatttatcaTCCATTTTCATCATTCACTCATGATTTGATGTTCCATTCCAGATACACCGCCCCCGACGGTACTCCCGTCAGCCTGCAATACGTTGCTGACGAGAACGGCTTCCAGCCCCAGTCCGACCTCCTGCCCGTGGCCCCAGCTTTCCCCCACCCCATCCCCCAGTTCGTCCTGGATCAGATCGCCTTCGCTGCTGAACAAGACCGAAGAGGCAAATCTTCTTCCTCTCCCTCAGGAGCTTACAGTGCTCCTCCAAGATACAACTGAACACATAGACCGACTGATAAATCGAATTTCGAACAATGAACATATTATCttaaattatttgtaaatatactaAAGAACATGTATGGCTATTTATTATCTTCCTCCTTGCGTAATCACTAACTTATGATTGACATCTGCGTTATATctattgaaattttaatattttcctaagtatattttcagtttttactGTAAAAGGTTTTTCAAGCTGATTGACCTACACTTAAACATTtgtattaaaaacggtaaatgcctggcaacatctattcctcgatttttaccatttcaaaaaacggataaattgacttaaaggagtgatattacggtcaccaacccttaaaggataataacaaagtatggtaaaattacgattgcccgtattatactgaaatacgactgagaatagtatatatatttttggggagaatttccgattaaaaataagattttttttcaaaactgtagaaaccattgaaactttcatatatatatatatatatatatatatatatatatatatatatgcatgtatatatatatgtatatatatatacatatatatatatatatatatatatatatatatatatatacatatatacatatatatatatatatatgtgtatatatatatatacatataatatatatatatatatatatatatatatatatatatatatatatatatatatagttttacacaGTGACCGAATTTACACCAAATCATGACTATACTTTCCAGAAACTATAACATTGAGATTTATATATGATGGTATTTGTTGAAATGAAATATAAGTCATGAGAGATGCACAAGTTTGATAAATCAATATCTAAGAGCAAAAGGATTACGTAATATAAATCACTGGCTAAACTTTTCCATAGTTTATACAATACCTAAAGAAACACCTTTAGGTAATTCCTTTTCAAGATGACTTTGTGCAAAATGTGGTATTTTAcagtcattattatattttttttttctaatggcttAACGAGTTTTGTTAAAATCATCTTTTTAACTGGATAGATATGCAGATATCAAAGTAGACACAATCAAAGTCTAAAAGGCTTAAGCCAACTCTCTTGCCAATGACAACGAcgtaaattctcttttttttctacaatattTTGTCATACATGAAACTACAGTTTTGAATTACACTGAAAAAATCCTAAGAAAAAAGGAGTAAATTCCTTGAACATTCGATTAaacataattgttcattatttcaataACATTATTGTATATGCATGTAGAACCGAATCACCTGCAAATTCTGCTATATAATGATTTGCTATAATTTACATAGTGTGAAAATAAGAAGAAACACTAAAAATCtatataacaatctctctctctctctctctctctctctctctctctctctctctctctctctctctctctctctctctctctctctctctctctctcttatatatatatatatatatatatatatatatatatatatatatatatatatttatatatatacatatatatatatatatgtgtgtgcatacatataaataattgtatatatatatatatatatatatatatatatatatatatatatatatatatatatatatatatatatatatatatatatatatatataaatatatatatatatatatatataaatatatatatatatatatatatatatatatatatatatatatatatatgtatatatacctccaGCATTAAAGACTTAAGAACTATTTGAGAATGAATGATAAGTAAGAgagtgaataaaaataatgaaagaacactggttTTCCCTCACGAAACTACAAGCAGTATGAGAGTGAAATATAAAACATTGTTCGATTACGAAAGATTGAAGTCATTTCATTCCGGATTTTTATGAATATGGAACTTTTTTTTTCCCAATGAGGTGTCATAACTTTGACAAGTATTGAGAGCTGACAGTTTGTCTTACAAATCTCTCTTTATTAAGGTAACTAAAGCCTTACTGATGATATTTCAGAGAATGGGACGCacaaaacactttatatatatatatatatatatatatatatatatatatatatatatatatatatatatactgtatatatatacattatatatatacatatatatatatatatatatatatatatatatatatatttatatacatatacatgtgtatatatatatatacatatatataaacatacatacatatatatatatatatatatatatatgtatatatatatgtatatatatacacacatactgtatatacagtatatatatatatatatatatatatatatatatatatatatatatatatatacatacacatgtgtatatatatgcatatatatatacatatatatatttatatacatatacatgtatatacatatatatatgtgcatatatatatatatatatatgtatatatttatatacatatatatgtgtgtagcctatatatatatatatatatatatatatatatatatatatatatatgcatatacgtataaatatatttatatgcgtatacatgtatatacatatatatatatatatatatatatatatatctaccgatagatatatatttgcatatatgtatatatatatatatatatatatatatatatatatatatatatatatatttatatacatatatctgtatatacatataaatatatatatatatatatatatatatatatatatatatatacagatatatatatataaatatatatatatatatatatatatatatatttatatacatatatctgtatatatatatatatatatatatataaatatatatatatatatatatatatatatatatatatatatatatatatataaagtagtagtACTGAAAGTATTCTAGTGGAAGTGTTGAAGGATCAACAGCGTTGGATCCGATTTAACCAATATTAGCTTTCTAGTTATCGGCTTCACAACTCATCCCATTCCTGAAGAATATTAGAATGAGGATCAGTTCATTCAAAATAGATGaatgaaaacaagaataataaatataatgcaaCCCTCATTCAAGAAAGATGGTACTTGgcgtttttgaaaattattatatcaGTTTTTTTATCTGTAACTAAATCTTGCCTCTTGATACTTTTTCAATTCTGTGTGAACTTTATAGCCATTGCTGCTGTCCCAGCAAAGATTCCTTAGTAATGGATACTGTCAATTACGAGTATATAATGGAGTGGCAAATATCAATACATGCTCTCACAAACTGTGACAATCCTTGTTTATATTTTGTTGAAGTTTcggtatcaaaatatatttttgcgtttttattattattattattattattattattattattattattattattattattattattattattattattattactagtcaagctacaaccctagttggaaaagcaagatgttctaagcccaagggctttcatagggaaaaatagcccagtgaggaaaggaaataaggaaataaataaatgaagagaacaaattaacaataaatcattctaaaaacagtaacctcaaaacagatatgtcctatataaactattaacaatgtcaaaaacagatatgtcatatataaactataaaaagactcatgtccgcctggtcaacataaaaacatttgctccaattttgaacttttgaaggtctactgattcaactacccgattaggaagatcattctactgAATATACTAGTGGTACTCTCCTGGTAATATGCTTACACATAGCATAAAATATCGTTATATTTCGCATGCTAATGGAACAGCATTAACATCAATATTCAATGCTATTCCATTAAAGTTGGTCGCCAATGTCCCTCAGCGTAATTAATGCGCAATTGATCCTGAAATGTAAAGCAAGCATTTTAAATAATCAAATAAGATATAACAAAATCTCATAATTCACAAACATGTAAGTAAAATATCCCATAGATCCAAATATTTTCTTCTGATTTATGAACAATTGCTACTGCTATGTGCTGTTAATAAAACGAGCAATATACACACATCTCGCAAGGTGAGTTTTTGTTTTCGCAAGGGTTTTAAAATTGAATGGacctaaaaaaaatcctaatttgctttgcatgaaaaattcatatatttcctattttcatcaattcattaaattgtaatatatattcccTCAGATTATATTTCGTGTTTATTTATGGTAGATTACAAGATTACCAAAGTTTGTTACTCAATAACTGTGTAGGTATAATAAACAAGGCAAGTTAATACGGTCAATAAAACAttgttagaagagagagagagagagagagagagagagagagagagagagagagagagagagagagagagactattgctaATATATCAGTATTTTTAACTTTCCAATGACGTTCATGAACACTAATCTTACacagggtaattattatcaagattCATTAACATCTATACTTCTGAAGTTGTCTCTTTGAGAGATAagtttctgttttgacgttgttacttattttagaatgatttattgttaatttgttctcttcatttatttatttccttatttcctttcctcactgggctatttttccctgttggagcccctgggcttatagcatcttgcttttccaactagggttgtagcttggatagtaataataataataataataaataaactaacgGAGTTTTGTAAAATTCTTAAAATGTTCATCTGTATATATATCAGCTGGAAAAATATCCTTAGTAGTTAAGAAAGATATCTATTGATTAAACTTTTCAGAAAATATCTTAATACAAGTGGTACAAAAGTAAATAAGAAAGATATCTATTGAGTAAACTTTTCAGAAAATATCTTGATACAAGTGGTACAAAAGTAAATAAGAAAGATATCTATTGAGTAAACTTTTCAGAAAATATCTTAATACAAAAGTGGTACAAAAGTAAATTGCTAGTAACactatttttttataaataccaATTATGAACTATCCGTATTGATAATGATCTAGTTCCGGACCCAACAAGGGAGAATTGTTTAATTTGATGAAAATTTGTCATCAAAATACACTTTGTAGGATTTATAATTCGATTTTCAAAGAATTATGACTGATAAAGGATTCGTTAATTCTTTAAGGAAATCTACAACTAATATATTGATAACCCATGAGGATATTTGCTGAAATTTTTATTCATAGATAAACGATAACAGCTAAAGAGCAAATAATGATATATGGGGTTATGTGTTACCTGTCCACTATTCGGGTTCAGATCTTAAATAATCTTCCATTATTGATTATATCACTATGGAATTTTTAGGAGGGAAAACTGTTCAGGATTTGATTGGCATGGATTTTGAAGCTCAAGGGTAAAATCTAATGCATTTTTTTACTGTTGTATAGTAAACCTGTTCTataactgtaaaagaaaaaaaaaacaccgactTAGCCTTCGAACTATTTCGGGTAAAATCACATATGAGGAAACCAAGAATAATTATCAACACGATAAAGGCATGGGAAGTATTTAACAGTAAGGACTTATTCATCAGGGTAatcaatcaggttttttttttttttttttttgatatatgctTTCAACTGTCAAAGAATGGAGAGTTTTCGAGTCTTATTAATTCCCGTATTGAATTAAGAGGCGTCTTCGTGAAATGAAAGTATCGAGGGTTCTTGCCTGACAACTTCGAAGGCGTCAAAAATTAATCTGCAGTAAAATTTGTATATAAAACTTTGTTTCTAGAACTCTGAATTACAGTTAAAGGTGGACATTATTTTCCATCACATCATGCTAGAAAACACATGAATAACGTCATTCTGGAACCTTACTCGACGACACCCAAttcttggaaaaactttgaatatgaatatattattccaacaggtagaaaactaagttggttgggataagaaaaattcgctatactaaaatataaattttattttcttctttctatcacgatgaattaacAAGGTCTTCCTTAATTGTTCGAAtgttcccaacccactgtttaccaagatttcctgagagtacaaaaaagttaccttcattagacaatgtaccaaTAGAAGCAGTAATTAATCATGAGACTGTCCgataaatatatgcaaaaaagactTTCACGCATACAAACCCTTGACTAATAAACACTGGCAAAGAATTCAAGAACTCTCAAATGTATATTACCTTTACGAAAGGTCAGTAAGGTTTCAAGACAAAGATGAAAACAATATAACGAATGCCCCAAAATGCGAGTAGAACCTGCTGAGCAAGTAGGGTGGTCAACAATCATACATACCGGAGAAACAAAAAAGAGATGTTAAAACCTCCTCCTTATTCCaagaaagataataagaaaaagaagaaatctgGGAGAAAATCCTGACAAATTTCAATGAAAGAAGTAAAAGTAGACTGAATGACGATCTCATGGCCGTAATAATTTAGTCAAGTTATGACGACACACAAAGCAAAAAGTTGCGTTTCTTCCGACTGGGAAGTAACTACCCGAGGCGGAGTTTGGCTCTACAGACCGgcatggcagtatatatatatagttggaggTGACTTCCAATCAGACATCAGTTTCTAATCTAACGCACCACAATGAAGTTCGTAAGTTGAAATGCTCGTACACTAAGTTGAAATGCTCGTACACTAAGTTGAAATGCTTATACACTAAGTTGAAATgcacgtacactgttaaaaaaaaccgtaattttaatcggaaattccccgtaaaaatatactactcTCAGACGTGTTCCAGTAAACTACAGGAAACCGtgaattttactctactttgttattatcttttacgggttggtgactgtaatatcacaacttaacgtcaatatatccgtttttaaaacggtcaatGTCTGTCaacatttatttcagaatttttaccgtttttacggcaattttctAACACTGATAGTAATAATTCTGGCGATAGTAAAATGACCTATTAAAGTTTGTACGGTAATACGTTCCCTGTAATTAACATTTTAAGCCTAAGTAATCTTATTGGGtggtattttgaaattaatattctcTTGGCAGCAATCCAAGTTAGTTTAGGTGATAGGATATATCTGATTAATCGAATTCATAAGTTAGTAAGCTCTCAGGAATAGAAATTCGTTTACTTGGAATTCTTTTAGCAATGTAAACTCCTATATTGACGTTTCTACAGTATCTGCAATGTTCACTTAGCAATTAATGTTAGCAATAATATGTCATACGGTCAATTTAGGCTTCTTCAGTATTGTTGCTAGTTCCAACCCTATGTCATTCTAAATTGTAGATAAGATGTGGTAACTTTAGAAACATGTGATCTGGTAAAAGCCTTGACCTAGATGACATGTGACAGAACGAAGTTGTGGCTAATAGTAATATGAAGAATAGTATATGAAATAACTGTTGCCAAATTACTGGGCACTTGTTTAGATTTCGctggtgacccccccccccaaaaaaaaaaagtcacctaCTGCATAATTAGTTCAGATCTTATTACCAAAAACCTTATTTCTTTATAAAGTCAATTCAGTCTTAAAATATTGACCTTCTTTGTTTTTGTATTGCTATACTTACACACTCAATCATGGTTCCTCTAGCTTATCCTGACTGCTCTGGCCGCTGTGGCTTTGGCCGCTCCTCAATACGGGTACGAAGCCCCCCGAGGAGGATCCTTCCGAGGTGGTGACTCCAGCGAGGAAATTGCCATCATCAGGGACGACCGTGACCACGGCGACGACGGAAGGTACAGCGTCAATGTCGAGACCGCCAACGGCATCAAGGTGACCGACAGCGGTGCTCCTGGAGCTAA
Protein-coding regions in this window:
- the LOC137620292 gene encoding cuticle protein AM/CP1114-like → MKFIILASLAAVALAAPQYGYDAPRGGSFRGGDSSEEIPILRDDRDRDDNGRYSVNVETANGIRLVDSGAPGAKGAIAASGSFSYTAPDGTPVSLQYVADENGFQPQSDLLPVAPAFPHPIPQFVLDQIAFAAEQDRRGKSSSSPSGAYSAPPRYN